In Paenibacillus ihbetae, the following are encoded in one genomic region:
- a CDS encoding NAD(P)-dependent oxidoreductase — translation MKIVVFGATGNTGKRVLLQGIKMGHEMTAFVRNSEKLYEQLGEHSAKHVKVIAGDMMDPVSVGEALAHQDAAILAAGHAGQGDEFIRIVDNIISQCESVPSFSGRVWVMGGAGLLDIPYTDLIGNNLPGFPPEYRNHNRNFERLQQTGLDWSMMCPGTMTVSREQPDSVPLLVTTETLPVPVQETIKEYSEADIAGYLFSRFHELNVAYDDVVTCMLEHLELGGPFNGKRIGLAYQTHNTTVG, via the coding sequence ATGAAGATTGTTGTGTTTGGAGCGACAGGGAATACAGGGAAGAGAGTGCTGCTACAAGGGATAAAAATGGGTCATGAAATGACCGCTTTTGTGCGAAATTCGGAGAAACTTTATGAACAACTAGGCGAGCATTCCGCCAAGCATGTGAAGGTTATCGCGGGCGATATGATGGACCCGGTTAGCGTCGGTGAGGCGCTGGCGCACCAAGACGCCGCTATTCTTGCAGCCGGACATGCGGGGCAGGGAGACGAATTTATTCGGATCGTCGATAACATTATAAGCCAATGTGAATCGGTGCCAAGTTTCTCCGGGAGGGTATGGGTAATGGGGGGAGCCGGACTGCTGGATATACCCTATACAGATCTTATCGGCAACAATTTACCCGGCTTCCCACCTGAATACAGGAATCACAACCGGAACTTCGAAAGGCTGCAGCAGACTGGACTCGATTGGTCCATGATGTGTCCGGGAACCATGACAGTGTCGAGAGAGCAGCCGGATTCGGTTCCTCTTCTTGTAACAACGGAAACCTTACCCGTTCCGGTTCAAGAGACGATCAAGGAATATTCCGAGGCGGATATTGCCGGTTACTTGTTCAGTCGATTTCATGAGCTGAATGTTGCGTATGACGATGTGGTCACATGTATGCTGGAACATCTTGAGCTTGGAGGACCGTTTAATGGAAAAAGGATCGGTCTAGCCTATCAAACCCATAATACGACGGTGGGCTAA
- a CDS encoding winged helix-turn-helix transcriptional regulator has product MIHQRQCPIETLIHVLGGKWKPMILWHLMDSNKRFNDLEKLIPEVSQKMLSQHLRDLEREGIVERTVYPTVPPKVEYSLSEYGTTLIPVAEVMCAWGENHNKRSVEESA; this is encoded by the coding sequence ATGATTCATCAGCGTCAGTGTCCGATTGAGACACTCATTCATGTTTTAGGCGGCAAATGGAAGCCCATGATTCTATGGCATTTGATGGACTCCAATAAGCGATTCAATGATCTGGAGAAGCTTATACCTGAGGTTTCACAAAAAATGCTCTCCCAACATCTCCGGGATCTTGAGCGAGAAGGCATTGTCGAAAGAACGGTCTACCCTACGGTTCCTCCAAAAGTAGAATACTCTCTCAGTGAGTACGGAACAACATTGATTCCTGTAGCAGAAGTCATGTGTGCTTGGGGAGAGAATCATAATAAGCGGAGTGTTGAAGAGTCAGCGTAA
- a CDS encoding SIS domain-containing protein gives MFKFDEELFLRLVETEGLAYRSQIEEIVDGICRKGYSNIFMIGAGGTIAMMYPYEYILKSNSTIDVHAEIAAEFVVMNNKHFSKDSICIFTSVSGTTKETIEAIEYCKSRGATTFALVAEPDTPITKLVDHCITTGSEKHSFDTFFMLLYMVVFRFMHNRNEFPQYEQFTKEVSLLPRAILDAVKAFDPKAEAFAIEHKDTDYHMMVGSGNLWGNTYSYAMCVLEEMQWIKAKSIHAAEFFHGTLELVVEDTSVILLKGEDETRPLTDRVERFAEKVTKRLTVIDTKDFAMEGISEEFRKHFAVSINWALLSRISVYLERERNHPLTLRRYYRKMEY, from the coding sequence ATGTTTAAATTTGACGAAGAGCTTTTCCTAAGACTTGTTGAAACAGAAGGGCTGGCGTACCGAAGCCAAATCGAGGAGATTGTGGACGGGATCTGCCGGAAAGGATACAGCAACATTTTCATGATCGGTGCCGGCGGCACGATTGCCATGATGTACCCTTACGAATATATCCTCAAATCCAATTCGACGATCGACGTGCACGCCGAAATTGCCGCCGAATTCGTGGTGATGAACAACAAGCATTTCAGCAAAGATTCGATATGTATCTTCACCTCGGTATCGGGAACCACCAAGGAGACGATCGAGGCGATCGAATACTGCAAATCTCGGGGAGCAACAACATTTGCTTTGGTGGCCGAGCCGGATACGCCGATCACCAAGCTGGTGGACCACTGCATCACGACGGGATCGGAGAAACATTCCTTTGATACGTTTTTCATGCTGCTGTATATGGTCGTATTCCGGTTCATGCATAACCGTAACGAGTTCCCTCAATACGAGCAGTTCACGAAAGAAGTATCCCTCCTTCCGCGGGCCATTCTGGACGCCGTCAAAGCATTCGACCCCAAGGCGGAAGCTTTTGCCATTGAGCATAAAGACACCGACTACCACATGATGGTCGGCTCCGGTAACCTGTGGGGGAATACGTATTCCTATGCCATGTGTGTGCTGGAAGAGATGCAGTGGATCAAGGCCAAATCGATTCATGCAGCCGAGTTCTTCCACGGTACGCTCGAGCTTGTGGTGGAAGATACCAGCGTCATCCTGCTGAAGGGCGAGGATGAGACTCGGCCGCTGACAGATCGCGTAGAACGTTTTGCCGAAAAAGTCACGAAGCGGCTGACGGTCATCGATACCAAGGATTTTGCCATGGAAGGTATCAGCGAAGAGTTCCGGAAGCATTTCGCAGTCAGCATCAACTGGGCACTGCTCAGCCGGATCAGCGTCTACTTAGAACGTGAAAGAAACCATCCGCTAACGCTGAGAAGATATTACCGCAAGATGGAATATTAA
- the frlD gene encoding fructoselysine 6-kinase, whose protein sequence is MRIVTVGDNCMDVYQSTGEAYPGGNPVNVAVYLTELGADTAYIGWVGTDRYGEIMVRAIQEKGVNTSRVSAKEGTTAVTYVEMAGSERKLGDYEEGVMSGFSLSPEDLRFTESFQLVHSAIWGHADRYFPYFKEKGLLTSFDFADKLDHELVTTLAPYVDYPFLSYTQDDEHIRNLMREIKARGPRIVVATLGENGSLAYDGVQFYKHGIVEVEVVDTLGAGDSFIAGFLYGTLNGLPVDKCLEQGAQRAAKTISYFAAW, encoded by the coding sequence ATGCGAATCGTGACCGTCGGAGACAACTGCATGGACGTGTATCAGTCTACCGGTGAGGCTTACCCTGGAGGAAACCCGGTGAACGTGGCCGTCTATTTGACTGAATTGGGCGCGGACACCGCTTATATTGGCTGGGTGGGAACCGACCGTTATGGGGAGATCATGGTCCGGGCGATCCAGGAGAAGGGCGTCAATACGTCAAGGGTATCGGCCAAAGAAGGAACCACTGCGGTGACCTACGTCGAAATGGCAGGCAGCGAAAGAAAGCTGGGAGACTATGAGGAAGGCGTAATGTCCGGCTTCTCCCTCAGTCCGGAGGATCTTCGGTTTACGGAGTCGTTCCAGCTCGTCCATTCCGCAATATGGGGCCATGCCGACCGCTATTTTCCTTATTTTAAAGAAAAGGGGCTGCTGACCTCTTTTGACTTTGCCGATAAGCTGGACCATGAACTCGTAACGACGCTTGCGCCTTATGTGGACTATCCGTTTTTGTCTTATACGCAGGATGACGAGCATATCCGGAATCTGATGAGGGAAATTAAGGCCCGGGGTCCCCGAATTGTCGTGGCCACCCTGGGTGAAAACGGCTCGCTGGCTTATGACGGCGTCCAATTTTATAAGCATGGGATCGTTGAAGTGGAGGTCGTCGATACGCTGGGGGCCGGGGATTCTTTTATTGCCGGGTTTCTTTACGGGACGCTGAACGGGCTTCCGGTCGATAAATGCCTGGAGCAAGGCGCGCAAAGGGCCGCGAAAACGATAAGCTATTTTGCCGCATGGTGA
- a CDS encoding GntR family transcriptional regulator has product MNLNPSTPQPLYMQIRQMLKNDIQHGRYKPDEQIPTEAELCDIYNVSRITIRKAIEELVREGALTRIPRRGTFVASNKFHNELLSVSGFSEFSHQLGMIPNSRILRSNVIEATEEVAGHLAIEAGSPVLELERLMYVNERPLFYDIAHYSLTRFPDLEKKIAMNESTYKILAEEYGTEIVSNDKEIDVISATQDYAKLLECDVGANLFRILKVAFDAKDEPVHLSTFMCETNRVTLTVHRAKQADY; this is encoded by the coding sequence ATGAATTTAAATCCTTCGACCCCTCAACCGCTGTATATGCAGATCCGGCAGATGTTGAAGAATGACATCCAGCACGGACGCTACAAACCGGATGAGCAAATACCGACGGAAGCAGAGCTGTGCGATATTTATAACGTAAGCCGGATAACGATCCGCAAAGCGATTGAGGAACTGGTGCGGGAAGGAGCCCTTACCCGGATTCCGCGACGGGGGACCTTTGTGGCCTCCAACAAATTTCACAACGAGCTGCTGTCTGTAAGCGGATTCTCGGAGTTCAGCCACCAGCTTGGCATGATTCCGAATTCCCGCATTCTACGAAGCAATGTCATTGAAGCGACGGAAGAGGTGGCCGGGCATCTTGCCATTGAAGCCGGCAGCCCTGTCCTGGAGCTGGAGCGTCTCATGTATGTCAATGAACGTCCGCTGTTCTACGATATCGCGCATTATTCCTTGACCCGATTCCCCGATCTGGAGAAGAAAATCGCGATGAATGAGTCCACGTATAAAATTTTGGCCGAGGAATACGGGACGGAGATCGTAAGCAACGATAAAGAAATCGATGTCATTAGCGCGACACAAGACTATGCCAAGCTGCTGGAATGCGATGTCGGGGCCAATTTGTTTCGGATTTTGAAGGTCGCCTTCGACGCCAAGGACGAGCCTGTACATCTCTCCACGTTCATGTGTGAAACCAATCGGGTGACTTTGACGGTGCATCGGGCCAAGCAGGCGGATTACTAG